Proteins from a single region of Campylobacter lari:
- a CDS encoding type II secretion system protein, whose amino-acid sequence MKKAFTIIELVFVVIILGVLAAVALPKFSTSKDEASVVQALGNLKIFINDISAYILKNESLSNIALMSNVANIKNEDLSTLQNSTKELDFSVGNDEQCFKVLFVDKESVLLLALMVDNAQKSKAQNIADLKNQALKDPKNQSIKTQLDEALNAFSQSEFASTSKSKACQGLIHSKAFKDLATRVYFLSGS is encoded by the coding sequence ATGAAAAAAGCTTTTACTATTATAGAGCTTGTGTTTGTAGTAATTATACTTGGAGTTTTAGCTGCGGTTGCTCTGCCAAAATTTAGCACAAGTAAAGATGAGGCAAGTGTAGTTCAAGCTTTGGGAAATTTAAAAATTTTTATTAATGATATAAGTGCTTATATATTAAAAAATGAAAGTCTTTCAAATATAGCTTTAATGAGCAATGTAGCAAATATAAAAAATGAAGATTTATCAACTTTGCAAAATTCCACCAAAGAGCTTGATTTTAGTGTAGGAAATGATGAGCAGTGTTTTAAAGTGCTTTTTGTAGATAAAGAAAGCGTTTTGCTTTTAGCGCTTATGGTAGATAATGCTCAAAAAAGCAAAGCCCAAAATATAGCAGATTTAAAAAATCAAGCTTTGAAAGATCCTAAAAATCAAAGCATAAAAACTCAATTAGATGAGGCTTTAAATGCTTTTAGTCAAAGTGAATTTGCAAGTACTTCAAAATCCAAAGCTTGTCAAGGTCTAATCCACTCTAAAGCTTTTAAAGATTTAGCTACTAGAGTGTATTTTCTAAGTGGTAGTTAA
- a CDS encoding multidrug ABC transporter permease/ATP-binding protein, which yields MKFLVFLFKESKLKIILFLLFSIFTSILGVLTLVFINEFLLKANLENSNIIVYFVLLLLVFFASSSFVEIALSSFGQSFIFKMQRRVVKQILDTSVLSILNTTKAKILASLNNDVRSISFGLLRLPEFIQSSVLIICVSAYIAYLSLEIFFLCFVWIVCVFLVDNFLMSKVYFYFKNARENDDALQKNYQNILQGHKELTLNPLRAKYYYENEFEKNALKKKKSSTIGNILHILSNNWSNSAMLALVGVEFYIALSYELASLQSATTIALSVLFLRSPLGAMIGSFPTLMMAKIALDKISNLNLENYSHEFKISQNKKTWQKLCFKDVSFSYNENFALKPVNFELKKGECVFLIGKNGSGKSTFSMILAGLFIDFKGDIFLDDEKITSENIYEYRSLISAIFSDFHLFEHVLEDEKFSKEDLVYWLEILELNEKVELVENTFSTIKLSAGQKKRLAMLNALLEKRDILILDEWAADQDPMFRKFFYTKLLPLLKQKGITIFAITHDEVYFDMADRILLAQNGQICELKGDIKELAKNAVEKF from the coding sequence ATGAAATTTTTAGTTTTTTTATTTAAAGAAAGCAAATTAAAAATCATTCTTTTTTTGCTTTTTAGTATTTTTACGAGTATATTAGGTGTATTGACTTTAGTTTTTATCAATGAATTTTTATTAAAAGCTAATCTTGAAAACTCAAATATTATCGTGTATTTTGTGCTTTTGTTGCTTGTATTTTTTGCGAGTTCTTCTTTTGTAGAAATTGCTTTAAGCTCGTTTGGACAAAGTTTTATTTTTAAAATGCAAAGAAGGGTTGTAAAGCAAATTTTAGATACAAGTGTTTTGAGTATTTTAAATACTACTAAAGCAAAGATTTTGGCTTCTTTGAATAATGATGTGCGTAGTATTTCTTTTGGACTTTTAAGACTTCCTGAATTCATACAATCAAGTGTTTTGATTATTTGTGTAAGTGCTTATATAGCTTATCTTTCTTTAGAAATTTTCTTTTTGTGTTTTGTGTGGATAGTGTGCGTTTTTTTGGTGGATAATTTTTTAATGAGCAAGGTGTATTTTTATTTTAAAAATGCTAGGGAAAATGATGATGCTTTGCAAAAAAACTATCAAAATATTTTACAAGGGCATAAAGAATTAACCTTAAATCCTTTAAGGGCAAAGTATTATTATGAAAACGAGTTTGAAAAAAATGCTCTAAAAAAGAAAAAAAGCTCCACTATAGGAAATATTTTACATATCTTATCTAATAATTGGAGCAATAGCGCCATGCTAGCTTTAGTAGGAGTGGAGTTTTATATAGCTTTAAGCTATGAACTTGCTAGTTTGCAAAGTGCTACTACTATTGCTTTAAGTGTGCTTTTTTTAAGATCGCCACTTGGAGCTATGATAGGAAGTTTTCCTACGCTTATGATGGCAAAAATCGCTTTAGATAAAATTTCAAATTTAAATTTAGAAAATTATTCTCATGAGTTTAAAATTAGTCAAAATAAAAAAACTTGGCAAAAACTTTGTTTTAAAGATGTATCTTTTTCTTATAATGAAAATTTTGCACTAAAACCTGTAAATTTTGAGCTTAAAAAGGGCGAATGCGTATTTTTAATAGGGAAAAATGGTAGTGGTAAATCTACTTTTTCTATGATTTTAGCAGGACTTTTTATAGACTTTAAAGGGGATATTTTTTTAGATGATGAAAAAATAACTTCAGAAAATATTTATGAATATAGAAGTTTAATTAGTGCGATTTTTAGTGATTTTCATTTATTTGAGCATGTTTTAGAAGATGAGAAATTTAGCAAAGAAGACTTGGTATACTGGCTTGAAATTTTAGAACTAAATGAAAAAGTAGAGCTTGTGGAAAATACTTTTAGCACTATAAAGCTCTCGGCTGGACAAAAAAAGCGCCTTGCTATGCTTAATGCTTTACTTGAAAAAAGAGATATTTTAATCTTAGATGAGTGGGCAGCTGATCAAGATCCTATGTTTAGAAAGTTTTTTTATACTAAGCTTTTGCCACTTTTAAAGCAAAAAGGCATTACAATATTTGCTATAACACATGATGAAGTATATTTTGACATGGCTGATAGAATTTTACTCGCACAAAATGGTCAAATTTGTGAATTAAAAGGCGATATTAAAGAACTAGCAAAAAATGCAGTAGAAAAATTTTAA
- a CDS encoding GlcG/HbpS family heme-binding protein, giving the protein MKKLFILCLFLGVSLMAKSFELVKEPVLTSQMVEGILDLAKKEARKNGFHVSITIVDKSGQILAVLRDDKAGVHTINASYKKAYTATSQKRETAVIFKGVKEGKIPEDIRYLDDKFSIMPGGVPIFIDGVVVGGIGVGGAHLDEDVKIAKAGIAFLK; this is encoded by the coding sequence ATGAAAAAATTATTTATTTTATGTTTATTTTTAGGAGTAAGTTTGATGGCAAAATCTTTTGAGCTTGTAAAAGAGCCTGTTCTAACTTCGCAAATGGTTGAAGGGATTTTGGATCTTGCAAAGAAAGAAGCAAGAAAAAATGGCTTTCATGTAAGTATTACCATAGTAGATAAATCTGGTCAAATTTTAGCAGTTTTAAGAGATGATAAAGCAGGTGTGCATACGATTAATGCTAGTTATAAAAAAGCCTACACAGCCACTTCGCAAAAAAGAGAAACAGCAGTTATTTTTAAAGGTGTAAAAGAGGGTAAAATACCTGAAGATATTCGTTATTTAGATGATAAGTTTTCTATTATGCCTGGTGGGGTACCGATTTTTATAGATGGAGTTGTTGTTGGTGGTATAGGTGTGGGTGGAGCACACTTAGATGAGGATGTAAAAATAGCAAAAGCGGGGATAGCGTTTTTAAAATAG
- a CDS encoding two-partner secretion domain-containing protein yields the protein MSSFSNHILLSGIVISILFDQSLALPSGGKFTHGTSGSISINDNHMNIHGNGQNSVIQWGGGFSIGKNESVNFNGSNKNYLNIAHGTSKSTIEGLLNASGNNVFLINPNGVIITKTGTINANRFVASTSSISSDEIQKFANGKTNTIQSPIIKLDKNNGNVVNMGNINAEEVVFIGNKILLNSNIKNSNDLLTKINSKNIKLIGNEIDIDTSNINANSLSKLEVSAKERGSIYLNASGYYYDPNSFAVFDKLKQADFQNIKHNNNSFNIYDFVGISSDVDWWHFAKGWNENKKDFRNTAVEYRLTNDIDFKGKNYANYCIEGYGCTNMIVGYKDPIYNDNWEIIEDNSFYNKIFDGQNFALKNIFIDTNVLSDSLRYVGIFGNANGSEFKNIIIDYNDNSILSNSMYTGGFVGYASGGSKFENIELKNISKISTQNKNNLYAGGFIGYVNGANFNKIDIKSIGEISGISLENRSHIGGFVGGINNGKFENINISQINKIINDKTTKATYTGGFAGEVWGGKFSNIDIRQIDEINGGFVTGGFSGNIGYADLENINLDINNITSTFTTLRHTYAGGFVGSIDSGDTYFKNINVRVKNVKSISQDNKDGSLEEDFFDTGNAYAGGFVGFANGGVFDNISIEAEKIESINNNSMEGTRAASGGFAGKIEGYRSDNLSLSNITIKNIDTISGKIEKDKSGMVNVGGFAGWIQKEGKGSFSNISIYDIKNIQAYGQKDFANAAGFIGYIEGRSMFQKFNLDFKNIYLFFENDSQIQSFASDGKNLSGKFISAYNDKNVNLAFKNIHIYHHENDFNDVFSDLKLWKDMKINIHTYNDDNKNLKFEDFLSKDNTIARPIIELPKKPDFSNKIEINYPNIDNIIQEEAILGKDDLYEDVIKNEILADLINQHYKIYIDVLLDMLAEKDYNLMTEDEKVDFVAKYFIKDTANNKSQALKIVQSLDFIMAYQNNGLNNANNDKFEEGVKDFYQNNIKSNIDKTIEKKISILEILKGELKDIVLNSQQLLKELENIKLQLQIAEKSYNDYIKNNSSLDPNKLAQLLKNINMLEKQQETIASKLGLAEIKNKIEYQHNKGSFLIMGDYQYDLYKPILESIDLTPSIPVEPDLPWTDLTPSIPVEPDLPWTDLTPSIPSIPTLENNQAKSSLNNNQNYPAMINDNIANLFLFNSLGDDLVKDEIIIKEIGELDIEARKKTCIVSDGFKAMNPCAN from the coding sequence ATGTCTAGTTTTTCTAACCATATTCTTTTATCTGGTATTGTTATTTCTATCTTATTTGATCAAAGTCTAGCGCTACCTAGTGGTGGTAAATTTACACATGGAACTAGTGGTTCTATTAGCATAAATGATAATCATATGAATATCCACGGAAATGGGCAAAATTCTGTAATACAATGGGGGGGGGGATTTAGCATAGGCAAAAATGAAAGTGTAAATTTTAATGGAAGCAATAAAAACTACCTAAACATTGCTCATGGGACAAGCAAATCTACCATAGAAGGTTTATTAAATGCAAGTGGCAATAATGTCTTTTTAATCAATCCTAATGGAGTAATCATAACTAAAACAGGAACTATCAATGCTAATCGCTTTGTGGCTTCAACCTCATCAATAAGTTCTGATGAAATACAAAAATTTGCAAATGGAAAAACAAACACCATACAATCACCCATTATAAAATTAGATAAAAACAATGGCAATGTAGTTAATATGGGAAATATTAACGCTGAAGAAGTTGTCTTTATAGGAAATAAAATTTTATTAAATTCAAATATTAAAAATTCAAATGATTTATTAACCAAAATCAACTCAAAAAACATCAAACTTATAGGAAACGAAATAGACATTGATACATCAAATATAAACGCAAATTCTTTATCAAAATTAGAAGTAAGTGCTAAAGAAAGAGGTTCTATATATTTAAATGCTAGTGGATATTACTACGATCCTAATTCTTTTGCAGTTTTTGATAAACTTAAACAAGCTGATTTTCAAAATATAAAACATAATAATAACTCCTTTAACATATATGATTTTGTAGGAATATCTTCAGATGTTGATTGGTGGCATTTTGCCAAAGGTTGGAATGAAAATAAAAAAGATTTTAGAAATACAGCTGTTGAATACAGACTAACAAATGATATAGATTTTAAAGGAAAAAACTATGCAAATTACTGTATAGAAGGATATGGTTGCACCAATATGATAGTAGGATATAAAGATCCTATTTACAATGATAATTGGGAAATTATAGAAGATAATAGCTTTTATAATAAAATTTTTGACGGACAAAATTTTGCTTTAAAAAATATATTCATAGATACAAATGTATTATCAGATTCTTTAAGATATGTTGGTATATTTGGAAATGCTAATGGTTCTGAATTTAAAAATATAATAATTGATTATAACGATAATTCTATTCTATCAAACTCAATGTATACTGGAGGTTTTGTAGGATATGCAAGTGGTGGCAGTAAATTTGAAAATATAGAGTTAAAAAATATCTCTAAAATCTCTACACAAAATAAAAACAATCTCTACGCAGGAGGTTTTATAGGATATGTTAATGGTGCTAACTTTAACAAGATTGATATAAAATCAATAGGAGAAATCAGCGGTATTAGCCTTGAAAATAGATCACATATTGGAGGTTTTGTAGGTGGAATTAACAATGGAAAATTTGAAAATATAAACATATCACAAATAAATAAAATTATTAATGATAAAACAACAAAAGCAACATATACGGGTGGTTTTGCCGGAGAAGTATGGGGAGGAAAATTTAGCAATATCGATATAAGACAAATTGATGAAATTAATGGAGGTTTTGTTACAGGTGGTTTTTCAGGTAATATAGGCTATGCTGATCTTGAAAATATAAATTTAGATATAAACAACATAACCTCCACTTTTACTACTTTACGCCATACTTATGCTGGCGGGTTTGTAGGAAGTATTGATTCTGGTGATACTTATTTTAAAAACATCAATGTGCGTGTTAAAAATGTAAAAAGCATTAGTCAAGATAACAAAGATGGCTCATTGGAAGAAGATTTTTTTGATACAGGAAATGCTTATGCTGGCGGGTTTGTAGGTTTTGCTAATGGAGGTGTTTTTGATAATATTAGCATAGAAGCTGAAAAAATAGAAAGCATTAATAATAACTCCATGGAAGGCACTCGTGCTGCAAGCGGTGGCTTTGCAGGAAAAATAGAAGGATATAGAAGTGATAATTTATCTCTTTCAAATATCACAATAAAAAATATTGACACTATTTCAGGCAAGATTGAAAAAGACAAAAGCGGAATGGTGAATGTTGGAGGTTTTGCAGGATGGATTCAAAAAGAAGGTAAGGGAAGTTTTTCTAACATAAGCATATATGATATAAAAAATATACAAGCTTATGGACAAAAAGACTTTGCCAATGCTGCTGGGTTTATCGGATATATTGAAGGGCGTTCAATGTTTCAAAAATTTAATTTAGATTTTAAAAATATATATTTATTTTTTGAAAATGACTCCCAAATACAATCTTTTGCAAGTGATGGTAAAAATTTAAGTGGAAAATTTATTAGTGCCTATAACGATAAAAATGTAAATTTAGCTTTTAAGAATATACATATTTATCATCATGAAAATGATTTTAATGATGTTTTTAGCGACTTAAAATTATGGAAAGATATGAAAATTAATATTCATACTTATAATGATGATAATAAAAATTTAAAATTTGAAGATTTTTTAAGTAAAGATAATACAATAGCAAGACCTATTATAGAACTACCAAAAAAACCAGATTTTTCAAATAAAATAGAAATTAATTACCCAAATATAGACAATATCATACAAGAAGAAGCCATCCTTGGTAAAGATGATTTATATGAAGATGTCATCAAAAATGAAATTCTAGCAGATCTTATCAATCAGCATTATAAAATATATATTGATGTTTTATTGGATATGTTAGCAGAAAAAGATTATAATCTAATGACAGAAGATGAAAAAGTAGATTTTGTGGCAAAATACTTCATCAAAGATACAGCAAATAATAAATCACAAGCCTTGAAGATAGTTCAAAGTTTAGATTTTATAATGGCTTATCAAAACAACGGATTAAATAATGCAAATAATGATAAATTTGAAGAAGGTGTAAAAGATTTTTATCAAAACAATATAAAATCAAATATAGACAAAACAATTGAGAAAAAAATAAGTATATTAGAAATTCTAAAAGGAGAATTAAAAGATATAGTTTTAAATTCACAACAACTTCTAAAAGAATTGGAAAATATAAAATTACAACTTCAAATAGCAGAAAAATCTTATAATGACTATATAAAAAACAATTCTTCACTAGATCCTAATAAGCTAGCTCAATTACTTAAAAATATCAATATGCTAGAAAAACAACAAGAAACAATAGCTTCCAAATTAGGATTAGCAGAAATTAAAAATAAAATAGAATATCAACACAATAAAGGTAGTTTTTTAATAATGGGAGATTATCAATATGACTTATATAAACCTATTTTAGAAAGCATTGATCTAACACCTAGCATTCCTGTTGAACCTGATTTACCTTGGACCGATCTAACACCTAGTATTCCTGTTGAACCTGATTTACCTTGGACTGATCTAACACCTAGTATTCCTAGCATTCCTACACTAGAAAACAATCAAGCAAAATCAAGTTTAAACAATAATCAAAACTATCCTGCAATGATTAATGACAATATTGCTAATTTATTTTTATTTAATTCTTTAGGAGATGATTTAGTTAAAGATGAAATAATAATCAAAGAAATTGGGGAACTTGATATAGAAGCTCGCAAAAAAACTTGTATTGTAAGCGATGGGTTTAAAGCTATGAACCCATGTGCTAATTAA
- the tsaD gene encoding tRNA (adenosine(37)-N6)-threonylcarbamoyltransferase complex transferase subunit TsaD: MRDLILAIESSCDDSSIAIINKNSFECIFHTKISQENAHSAYGGVVPELAARLHSEALPKILKKCQKYFDKLCAIAVTNEPGLSVSLIGGVAMAKMLAISLNLPLIAINHLKGHIYSMFLDKKANFDMGVLLVSGGHTMVLFISEQGKITELARTTDDSFGESFDKVAKMMDLGYPGGAIIENLAKNVKENDLEFSIPLLHSKDLAYSFSGLKNQVRLEILKEELSLERKSKIAFAFQKAAIAHILNKLEKIFKEYKFKRFGIVGGASANLSLRSQIEHLCQSYQCELLLAPLEYCSDNALMIARAACEAYERKEFVNIEDDLIKPKVKNLQGIL, translated from the coding sequence ATGAGAGATTTGATTCTTGCCATAGAAAGCTCTTGTGATGATAGTTCTATTGCTATCATTAATAAAAATAGCTTTGAGTGTATCTTTCATACAAAAATTTCTCAAGAAAATGCCCATAGTGCTTATGGAGGGGTGGTGCCCGAGCTTGCCGCAAGATTACATAGTGAAGCTTTACCTAAGATTTTAAAAAAATGCCAAAAATACTTTGACAAACTTTGCGCCATAGCAGTTACAAATGAACCTGGCCTTAGTGTGAGTTTGATAGGTGGGGTAGCTATGGCTAAAATGCTTGCTATTAGTTTAAATTTACCGCTCATTGCGATTAATCATCTAAAAGGGCATATTTATTCTATGTTTTTAGATAAAAAAGCTAATTTTGATATGGGTGTGTTGCTTGTAAGTGGTGGGCATACTATGGTGCTTTTTATTAGTGAGCAAGGTAAAATCACAGAATTAGCAAGAACAACCGATGATAGTTTTGGAGAAAGCTTTGATAAAGTAGCAAAAATGATGGATCTTGGCTATCCTGGTGGAGCTATCATAGAAAATTTAGCTAAAAATGTAAAAGAAAATGATTTAGAATTTAGCATACCCTTGCTTCATTCTAAAGATTTAGCTTATAGTTTTTCAGGACTTAAAAACCAAGTGCGTTTGGAAATTTTAAAAGAAGAATTAAGTTTGGAGCGTAAAAGTAAAATTGCCTTTGCATTTCAAAAAGCAGCCATAGCTCATATTTTAAACAAGTTAGAAAAAATTTTTAAAGAGTATAAATTTAAACGCTTTGGTATAGTAGGCGGAGCTAGTGCAAATTTAAGCTTAAGAAGTCAAATAGAGCATTTATGTCAAAGTTATCAATGTGAGCTTTTGCTAGCTCCGCTTGAGTATTGTTCGGATAATGCTTTGATGATAGCAAGGGCAGCTTGTGAGGCTTATGAGCGTAAAGAATTTGTAAATATAGAAGATGATCTTATAAAGCCTAAGGTAAAAAACTTACAAGGCATATTATGA
- a CDS encoding ShlB/FhaC/HecB family hemolysin secretion/activation protein, producing the protein MHKIIVCTLILTCALRATNDNIKIMELSPDRNIPQNKALKENLKTEQNYEKFQDAREIINTHQEHYEKEILTHYNFHITNKGIDFENLGIEEEELHNLILNYEQKKFNIQDLQDVSNIVAYYFQVNGYPAATVFIPKQNFEDGNIELNIALGVFGKHIIENKTSIKDHFIKDKLDKKLKGRIISTKLIEDSAYKVNEMYGVQTLAGLQAGENVGETDVVIEVVPDTKANVLLYADNYGIESSGKYRIGISMGFNSIFNMGDYYNFYLQSSNEKQINYGASYTFFLGNLKITPSVSKGNYSLGEDYENTGFYGTSRNFGIDFSYPVWINTNSSFYFTSSIYHKILSDTSAGFLTFNKHSNVGSIGLEGLFRNFHNTFIYSTKINLGKVYDDGVNFLGTNYKNNSNGMGWFRKLNASLNNYYSINEYITHTLNINYQKVLGNFELDSSESSSLGGAYGVRAYDNGEGDGDNTIVANFGIRINIPNTNFYFTPFYDVGYAWYEKASGDRLADEHFLDAVGLQILYNKANEYYIKLDAARAVHQYKYDDEHRMKLYLSGGVYF; encoded by the coding sequence ATGCATAAGATTATTGTTTGCACCTTAATTTTAACATGTGCTTTACGAGCTACAAATGACAATATAAAAATAATGGAATTATCTCCTGATAGAAATATACCACAAAACAAAGCTTTAAAAGAAAATTTAAAAACTGAACAAAATTATGAAAAATTTCAAGATGCTAGAGAAATCATAAATACACACCAAGAACATTATGAAAAAGAAATACTTACTCACTATAATTTTCACATCACAAACAAAGGAATTGATTTTGAAAATTTAGGAATTGAAGAAGAGGAATTACATAATCTCATATTAAACTATGAACAGAAAAAATTTAATATCCAAGATTTGCAAGATGTATCAAATATTGTTGCTTATTATTTCCAAGTTAATGGCTATCCTGCTGCAACAGTGTTTATTCCAAAACAAAATTTTGAAGATGGCAATATAGAACTAAACATTGCTTTAGGAGTATTTGGAAAACACATAATAGAAAACAAAACCTCGATCAAAGATCATTTCATAAAAGATAAATTAGATAAAAAACTTAAAGGTAGAATTATCTCCACTAAATTAATAGAAGATAGCGCATATAAAGTCAATGAAATGTATGGAGTACAAACCCTAGCAGGCTTACAAGCGGGAGAGAATGTAGGAGAAACTGATGTAGTTATAGAAGTAGTTCCTGATACTAAGGCTAATGTATTATTATATGCTGATAATTATGGTATTGAAAGTTCTGGCAAATATAGAATAGGCATCAGTATGGGATTTAATTCTATATTTAATATGGGAGATTATTATAATTTTTACTTACAATCAAGCAATGAAAAACAAATTAACTATGGAGCAAGTTATACTTTCTTTTTAGGAAATTTAAAAATTACTCCAAGTGTATCAAAAGGAAATTATTCCTTGGGAGAAGATTATGAAAATACCGGATTTTATGGTACTTCTAGAAATTTCGGTATAGACTTTTCTTATCCTGTGTGGATTAATACTAATTCATCATTTTACTTTACTTCAAGTATTTATCATAAAATACTTAGTGATACAAGTGCTGGATTTTTAACTTTTAATAAGCATTCTAATGTAGGTAGCATAGGTTTAGAAGGTTTATTTAGAAATTTTCATAACACTTTTATTTATAGTACCAAAATTAACCTAGGCAAGGTCTATGACGATGGGGTTAATTTTTTAGGTACTAATTATAAAAATAATAGTAATGGCATGGGTTGGTTTAGAAAACTCAATGCTAGTTTGAATAATTATTATAGTATTAATGAGTATATTACTCATACTTTAAATATAAACTATCAAAAGGTATTAGGAAATTTTGAATTAGATTCTTCTGAAAGTTCATCTTTAGGTGGAGCTTATGGGGTAAGAGCTTATGATAATGGAGAGGGAGATGGAGATAATACCATAGTAGCTAACTTTGGTATAAGAATAAATATACCAAATACTAATTTTTATTTTACTCCCTTTTATGATGTAGGTTATGCTTGGTATGAAAAAGCTTCAGGGGATAGATTAGCAGATGAGCATTTTTTAGATGCAGTAGGCTTACAAATACTTTATAATAAAGCTAATGAGTATTATATAAAGCTTGATGCAGCAAGAGCAGTTCATCAGTATAAATATGATGATGAACATAGAATGAAATTGTATTTAAGTGGAGGGGTGTATTTTTAA
- the cgb gene encoding single-domain globin Cgb: protein MTQEQIQIIKDCVPILQKNGEVLTKEFYKIMFEEYPEVKPMFNMEKQASGEQPKALAMAILMAAKNVENLENMRSFVDKVAITHTKLNVKEEHYPIVGACLLKAIKVVLNADETTLKAWEEAYKAIAQFYINIEKEIYAKAK from the coding sequence ATGACACAAGAGCAAATTCAAATCATCAAAGATTGTGTACCAATTTTACAAAAAAATGGTGAAGTTTTGACAAAAGAATTTTATAAAATCATGTTTGAAGAATATCCTGAAGTAAAACCTATGTTTAATATGGAAAAACAAGCTTCAGGCGAGCAACCAAAAGCTTTAGCAATGGCTATTTTAATGGCAGCAAAAAATGTAGAAAATTTAGAAAATATGAGAAGCTTTGTTGATAAAGTAGCTATCACTCATACAAAATTAAATGTCAAAGAAGAGCATTACCCTATAGTAGGTGCTTGTCTTTTAAAGGCTATTAAAGTAGTGTTAAATGCAGATGAAACTACACTAAAAGCTTGGGAAGAAGCTTACAAAGCTATCGCACAATTTTACATAAACATTGAAAAAGAAATTTATGCAAAAGCTAAGTGA